The Polymorphobacter megasporae genome window below encodes:
- a CDS encoding TetR/AcrR family transcriptional regulator: MASSPASAVPARATDGRHRRSERSRDSIVTAMLDLVAAGAISPSAEEVAARAGVGLRSVFRHFRDMESLFQAMQMRLAQIYQVWLIPFSAVGWRGQLDELIDRRLSTYEQLLPYMRAADVHRHRSASIYEEHGRIRAVMRARLAMVVDNAFVDDADGFEALDLLVSPETWQRLRLVQALSPENARRIIERQVEHVLSAQARAA, from the coding sequence ATGGCGTCGTCGCCGGCTTCCGCCGTTCCCGCGCGCGCCACCGACGGCCGCCATCGCCGGTCCGAACGGTCGCGCGACAGCATCGTCACCGCGATGCTCGACCTTGTCGCGGCGGGCGCGATCAGCCCGAGCGCCGAGGAAGTCGCGGCGCGCGCGGGTGTCGGCCTACGCAGCGTCTTTCGGCACTTCCGCGACATGGAAAGCCTGTTCCAGGCGATGCAGATGCGGCTTGCCCAGATTTATCAGGTCTGGCTGATCCCATTTTCGGCGGTCGGCTGGCGCGGACAGCTCGACGAATTGATCGACCGCCGTCTTAGCACCTACGAACAGCTTCTGCCGTATATGCGCGCCGCCGACGTCCACCGGCACCGGTCGGCATCGATCTACGAGGAGCATGGCCGGATCCGCGCGGTCATGCGGGCGCGGCTTGCGATGGTCGTGGACAATGCCTTCGTCGATGACGCCGACGGGTTCGAAGCGCTCGACCTACTGGTCAGCCCCGAAACGTGGCAACGCCTGCGGCTGGTGCAGGCGCTGAGCCCGGAGAACGCCCGTCGCATCATCGAACGCCAGGTCGAGCACGTCCTATCGGCTCAAGCCCGCGCGGCGTGA
- a CDS encoding ArnT family glycosyltransferase, protein MPPTLAPTDRRAGLSRVATVVVLVAFAVAVAIFQLLDLGWAPLQAWDESRLAVNAYEMMHSGRHFITTYGYRPDLWNTKPPLAINLMAWSMELLGPTPLAARLPAALAACATVALVVFAVRRITGSFGCGIAAGTLLAAAPSFYGYHAGQTGDYDAILTLFTTAYGFALFDLIERNRPAAGLALGAGVLVGLAILTKGIAGIIPGVGIAVYALVFGFWTLPRKIADYAIVAATAGVIGGVFYWLRGSAGDGYLAAVALNELGGRFETALDQHAGSKWFYVRELTIYFPGKLWPAIIALPLLAAGPPRRLAIFALCQISCVLIVYSSAATKIAWYLVPAMPFVATAIALAGLGLIHGARRFPPAVRTGVQIALAAVVVLCAVDAVRHRYTRPFIPATPPRDFGTLIAAASERKMVPLIVVDTGFANDAGMTHYAPTLRFYALAAAQAGVTVSQATDFDRLGGARSFGSCDPAVRDHVAEYGRVVWSGAGCILAEH, encoded by the coding sequence ATGCCCCCCACCCTCGCGCCGACCGATCGCCGGGCCGGACTGTCGCGTGTCGCGACCGTCGTCGTGCTCGTCGCGTTCGCCGTCGCGGTGGCGATATTCCAGCTGCTCGATCTCGGCTGGGCTCCGCTCCAGGCGTGGGACGAGTCACGCCTTGCGGTCAACGCTTATGAGATGATGCACAGCGGCCGGCATTTCATTACGACGTACGGTTATCGGCCCGACTTGTGGAACACCAAGCCACCGCTGGCGATCAACCTGATGGCGTGGTCGATGGAGTTGCTCGGCCCGACGCCCCTTGCCGCACGCCTGCCGGCGGCGCTGGCGGCGTGCGCCACGGTAGCGCTGGTGGTCTTCGCCGTTCGCCGGATCACCGGCTCGTTCGGCTGCGGCATCGCCGCCGGGACGCTGCTCGCGGCGGCACCGTCGTTCTACGGCTACCATGCCGGCCAGACCGGGGATTACGACGCGATCCTGACATTATTCACGACCGCCTACGGCTTCGCCCTGTTCGATCTGATCGAGCGAAATCGCCCGGCGGCGGGGCTCGCCCTCGGCGCAGGTGTGCTCGTGGGGCTCGCAATTTTGACGAAAGGCATCGCCGGGATCATCCCCGGGGTCGGCATCGCGGTCTATGCGCTGGTCTTCGGGTTCTGGACACTGCCCCGAAAGATCGCCGACTATGCCATCGTCGCCGCGACCGCCGGGGTCATCGGCGGTGTGTTCTACTGGCTGCGGGGGTCGGCGGGGGACGGTTACCTCGCCGCCGTCGCCTTGAACGAACTCGGCGGCCGCTTCGAAACTGCCCTCGACCAGCATGCCGGGAGCAAATGGTTCTACGTCCGTGAACTGACGATCTATTTCCCGGGCAAATTATGGCCAGCGATCATTGCCTTGCCGCTGCTCGCCGCCGGGCCGCCACGACGGCTGGCGATCTTCGCCTTGTGCCAGATATCCTGCGTCCTGATCGTCTACTCGAGCGCCGCGACCAAGATCGCCTGGTATCTCGTCCCCGCCATGCCTTTTGTCGCCACCGCGATCGCGCTCGCCGGACTTGGCCTCATCCACGGCGCGCGGCGCTTTCCCCCTGCCGTCCGGACCGGCGTCCAGATCGCCCTCGCCGCCGTCGTTGTCCTGTGTGCGGTCGACGCCGTCCGGCATCGCTATACCAGGCCGTTTATTCCGGCGACGCCGCCTCGTGACTTTGGAACGCTGATTGCAGCGGCGAGTGAGCGCAAGATGGTTCCGCTGATCGTCGTCGACACCGGCTTTGCGAACGACGCCGGGATGACCCATTACGCTCCGACGCTGCGCTTTTATGCGCTTGCGGCGGCGCAGGCGGGAGTGACGGTCAGTCAGGCCACCGACTTCGATCGGCTTGGCGGCGCGCGATCCTTCGGGAGCTGCGACCCCGCCGTCCGCGATCACGTCGCGGAATACGGGCGGGTGGTCTGGTCGGGGGCGGGCTGCATCCTTGCCGAGCACTGA
- a CDS encoding tetratricopeptide repeat-containing sulfotransferase family protein produces MANLRPLTAEAWQDRGDRAIAAGDRAGGDAAHCHAVAASVHDSELIDAAMALAEARLAVAERILRPRLKRRPTDVAAMRMLAELAGRLGRYRDAETLLRRALDLAPSFREARFNLATILHRRTRSTEALDEIARLLALDPGNPSYRNLRAAALARLGNFDAALTVYATLLVDHPRQPKGWMSYGHALKTVGRQGEAIAAYHEAIAQAPALGEAYWSLANLKTVAFSDEDVAAMTLALADARLAAEDRLHLHFALGKALGDRGDPAASFAQYVEGNAIRAGQLKYDAAETTAAVARARAFFTAEMFAARAGQGDPATDPIFIIGMPRSGSTLIEQILSSHPAVEGTSELPDIPALAWQVGERDGASSVTAYPEALATTDLAALGADYLARAKVQRKTARPLFIDKLPNNWLHAGMIRLILPNAKVIDARRSPMACGWSNFTQHFARGQGFSYSLADMGAYYRDYVGLMDHFDAVQPRAIHRLDHEALVADPEREVRRLLDYCGLDFDPACLRFWETERAIRTPSSEQVRRPISAAGLDQWRVYDQWLGPLREALGPLAD; encoded by the coding sequence GCAAACTTGCGACCACTGACCGCGGAGGCGTGGCAGGACCGCGGCGACCGCGCCATCGCCGCTGGCGACCGCGCTGGTGGAGATGCCGCGCACTGCCACGCGGTCGCAGCATCGGTACACGACAGCGAACTGATCGATGCAGCGATGGCGCTGGCCGAGGCACGGCTTGCAGTCGCCGAGCGGATCCTGAGACCCCGGCTCAAGCGGCGGCCGACCGACGTCGCGGCGATGCGGATGCTCGCCGAACTTGCCGGGAGGTTGGGGCGCTACCGCGATGCCGAGACGCTGCTGCGCCGCGCGCTCGACCTCGCGCCGTCGTTTCGCGAGGCGCGGTTCAATCTCGCGACGATCCTCCATCGGCGCACCCGCTCGACAGAGGCATTGGACGAAATCGCCCGGCTGCTCGCGCTCGACCCCGGCAATCCGAGCTATCGCAACCTGCGCGCGGCGGCGCTCGCCCGGCTCGGCAACTTCGACGCGGCGCTGACGGTCTATGCGACGCTGCTCGTCGATCATCCGCGCCAGCCGAAGGGGTGGATGAGCTATGGCCATGCGCTCAAGACCGTCGGGCGGCAGGGAGAGGCGATCGCGGCGTATCACGAGGCGATCGCGCAGGCCCCGGCGCTCGGCGAGGCGTATTGGAGCCTCGCCAACCTCAAGACCGTCGCATTTTCGGACGAGGACGTCGCCGCGATGACGCTCGCGCTGGCCGATGCGCGGCTCGCGGCCGAGGACCGGCTCCACCTCCACTTCGCACTCGGCAAGGCGCTCGGCGACCGTGGCGACCCTGCGGCGAGCTTCGCGCAATACGTTGAGGGCAACGCCATTCGTGCAGGCCAGCTCAAATACGATGCCGCCGAGACGACCGCCGCGGTGGCCCGGGCGCGCGCCTTCTTTACCGCCGAGATGTTCGCCGCCCGCGCCGGGCAGGGCGACCCCGCCACCGACCCGATCTTCATCATCGGCATGCCGCGGTCGGGCTCGACGCTGATCGAGCAGATCCTGAGCAGCCACCCAGCGGTCGAAGGCACGTCCGAACTTCCCGACATTCCGGCGCTGGCGTGGCAGGTCGGCGAGCGCGACGGGGCGAGCAGCGTGACGGCATATCCCGAGGCGCTGGCGACCACAGACCTCGCCGCTCTCGGGGCCGATTATCTCGCGCGGGCGAAGGTCCAGCGGAAGACCGCGCGACCGCTGTTCATCGACAAGCTGCCGAACAACTGGCTCCACGCCGGGATGATCCGGCTGATCCTGCCGAACGCAAAGGTCATCGATGCGCGACGGAGCCCAATGGCGTGCGGCTGGTCGAACTTCACCCAGCATTTCGCGCGGGGGCAGGGGTTCAGCTATTCGCTCGCCGATATGGGGGCGTACTATCGCGACTATGTCGGGCTGATGGACCATTTCGACGCGGTTCAGCCGCGCGCGATCCACCGCCTCGACCACGAAGCTCTCGTTGCCGATCCCGAGCGCGAGGTTCGGCGGCTACTCGACTATTGTGGCCTCGATTTTGACCCGGCGTGCCTGCGCTTCTGGGAGACCGAGCGCGCGATTCGGACGCCGAGTTCAGAACAGGTCCGCCGCCCGATCAGCGCCGCCGGGCTCGACCAGTGGCGCGTGTACGACCAATGGCTCGGCCCCTTGCGCGAAGCACTCGGACCGCTCGCCGACTGA
- a CDS encoding TonB-dependent receptor, with amino-acid sequence MLNNEPRLIVAMLLATTALGAPALAQDAPAQVAAADIPVADEIIVTAQKRSENLQNVPISIQVLGTKKLDQLDVSNFNDFTKLLPSVTFQTLQPGQTTVYIRGVASGGDGNHSGPLPSVGVYLDEQPVTTIGGTLDIHIYDIARIEALAGPQGTLYGASSEAGTIRIITNKPDPGGWAGAIDVEGNTVSHGGIGGKVEGFVNAPLTDRSALRVVGWYQHNAGFIDNVAGTRTFLPASDGSVITKNNAAFVKNNYNTVDIAGGRAALKIDLDDNWTIEPTVFGQTQINHGAFGFDPSLGDLKVQHFSPEYYRDRFIQAALTVTGKIGNFDLTYAGAYLDRKIHSSQDYTDYAEQYDSLYAGSGGIAQYFSFHDASGKIIDPSQTIVGADHFTKVSQELRLASPVDQPFRIVGGLFYQRQTHLIHQDYQVAGLAADVSVNGHPGTLWLTQQDRVDRDYAVFGEASYDVVPAVTLTAGGRFFKYDNSLIGFFGFGRNPAATADNGIPYNAAGSSKTGVAGCYTSTGASVRDNPTGTILPANVPGGPCTNLGDFKNGTVVPKDASDTGFTWKGNATWRIDSDHLVYATASRGFRPGGINRRAGIAPYASDFLTNYELGFKTSWFDRAVRFNGAFFWQDWDKFQFAFLGANSFTEVHNGPNARIKGIEADLNWIAAPGLTFVAAGAYTDAKTRKNLCGIDDPTYTCSADSGNYIAAPAGTRLPITPQFKINGTARYEAPLNETLKGHVQAVVAHQSSAASDIRSVAFTPTAVAYDPATSLGRLSAYTTVDFAVGVNWPFLSAEIVVENAFDERAQLSRYAECGSCTIRPYIVTNNPRTIGLRLGHNF; translated from the coding sequence ATGCTTAACAACGAGCCTAGATTGATCGTCGCGATGCTGCTGGCGACGACCGCGCTCGGCGCGCCAGCACTGGCGCAGGACGCTCCGGCGCAGGTCGCTGCCGCCGACATTCCCGTCGCCGACGAGATCATCGTCACCGCGCAGAAGCGTTCCGAGAATTTGCAGAACGTGCCCATCAGCATCCAGGTGCTCGGCACCAAGAAGCTCGACCAGCTCGATGTGTCGAATTTCAACGACTTTACCAAGTTGCTGCCGAGTGTGACGTTCCAGACACTCCAGCCCGGGCAGACCACGGTCTATATCCGCGGCGTCGCCAGCGGTGGCGACGGCAACCATTCGGGCCCGCTGCCGAGCGTCGGCGTCTATCTCGACGAGCAGCCGGTGACAACGATCGGCGGCACGCTCGACATCCACATCTACGACATCGCCCGGATCGAGGCGCTCGCCGGGCCGCAGGGCACATTGTATGGCGCGTCGTCGGAAGCGGGGACGATCCGTATTATCACCAACAAGCCCGATCCGGGCGGTTGGGCTGGGGCGATCGACGTCGAGGGCAATACCGTTTCGCACGGCGGGATCGGTGGCAAGGTCGAGGGTTTCGTCAACGCGCCGTTGACCGACCGGTCGGCTCTGCGCGTCGTCGGCTGGTACCAGCACAACGCCGGCTTCATCGACAATGTCGCGGGGACGCGCACCTTCCTCCCCGCGAGCGACGGCAGCGTCATCACCAAGAACAATGCCGCCTTCGTCAAGAACAACTACAACACCGTCGACATTGCCGGGGGCCGCGCCGCGCTCAAGATCGACCTCGACGATAATTGGACGATCGAGCCGACGGTGTTCGGCCAGACCCAGATCAACCACGGCGCGTTCGGCTTCGACCCGAGCCTCGGCGACCTCAAGGTCCAGCATTTCTCGCCCGAATATTATCGCGACCGCTTCATTCAGGCGGCGCTGACAGTCACCGGCAAGATCGGCAATTTCGACCTGACCTATGCGGGGGCGTATCTCGACCGCAAGATCCACAGCTCGCAGGACTATACCGACTATGCCGAGCAGTATGATTCGCTCTACGCCGGATCGGGAGGCATCGCCCAGTATTTCAGCTTCCACGACGCCTCGGGAAAGATAATCGACCCGTCGCAAACGATCGTCGGGGCCGACCATTTCACCAAGGTCAGCCAGGAACTGCGCCTTGCGTCGCCGGTCGACCAGCCGTTCCGCATCGTCGGCGGGCTGTTCTATCAGCGCCAGACGCACCTGATCCATCAGGACTATCAGGTCGCCGGTCTCGCCGCCGACGTCTCGGTCAACGGCCATCCGGGGACCCTGTGGCTGACCCAGCAGGACCGCGTCGACCGCGACTATGCGGTGTTCGGCGAGGCGAGCTACGACGTCGTTCCCGCCGTTACGCTGACCGCTGGCGGACGTTTCTTCAAGTACGACAACAGCCTGATCGGTTTCTTCGGCTTCGGCCGTAATCCGGCCGCGACCGCTGACAATGGCATTCCGTACAACGCCGCGGGCAGCTCAAAGACCGGCGTCGCCGGCTGTTATACTTCGACCGGCGCGTCGGTCCGCGATAATCCGACGGGCACGATCCTGCCTGCGAACGTCCCCGGCGGGCCGTGCACCAACCTCGGTGACTTCAAGAACGGCACCGTCGTCCCGAAGGACGCGAGCGACACCGGCTTCACGTGGAAGGGTAACGCGACGTGGCGGATCGACTCCGATCACCTCGTCTATGCCACCGCGTCGCGCGGATTCCGCCCCGGCGGCATCAACCGCCGCGCCGGCATCGCGCCCTACGCCTCGGACTTCCTGACCAACTACGAGCTCGGCTTCAAGACCAGCTGGTTCGACCGCGCGGTCCGTTTCAACGGCGCGTTCTTCTGGCAGGACTGGGACAAGTTCCAGTTCGCCTTCCTCGGCGCGAACAGCTTCACCGAGGTCCACAACGGGCCGAACGCGCGGATCAAGGGGATCGAGGCCGATCTCAACTGGATCGCCGCGCCGGGCCTGACCTTCGTCGCAGCGGGCGCGTATACCGACGCCAAGACGCGCAAGAACCTCTGCGGCATCGACGACCCGACCTACACCTGCAGCGCCGACAGCGGGAACTACATCGCCGCACCGGCGGGAACCCGCCTGCCGATCACGCCGCAGTTCAAGATCAACGGCACCGCGCGGTACGAAGCGCCGCTCAACGAGACACTCAAGGGGCATGTCCAGGCGGTCGTCGCTCACCAGAGTTCCGCGGCTTCCGATATCCGGTCGGTGGCGTTCACCCCGACCGCGGTCGCCTATGATCCCGCAACCTCGCTCGGGCGGCTTTCGGCGTACACGACCGTCGATTTCGCGGTCGGCGTCAACTGGCCGTTCCTGTCGGCGGAGATCGTCGTCGAGAATGCCTTCGACGAGCGTGCGCAGCTGTCGCGCTACGCCGAATGCGGCTCATGCACGATCCGCCCGTACATCGTCACCAACAACCCGCGGACGATCGGCCTGCGGCTGGGGCATAATTTCTAG